The window gcttggttcctgattataccacacatcatcataggtccaagtagatggaggattttatgtcaccatatccaaacaccaaaatccagatcctactcaagtgtgagaaggggtttctagcatgatttcatgtttccttttccaaggttcccatgaaacccattttgcattcaaccccttttctaagatgattgaacactagcatgaagaacgaaattccttctagcaaatcaaagagaagatgaagagaagaagaaattcactatcatcaatccatcaagtacaacagagctccctctctcaatgagagggaatttagctactcatagctcaagaaaaagtaaaagatgGAAAAAGTGAATCTAACTATGCTTCAACTAATAGCTCAACTGCTtaaccccttcttcagtacttccaaggggtatttatactactcctagcactagcaaataaagaaaatacaaaagtgaaagtaaaattacatttttggagggaaaataaacTCATAAAATGTGATCTCACAGCTGGCGTGTGATTGGCGcttcagtggcgtgccacgccttgctcTGATTctgccttggcgtgccacgcccaatcctCAAGTGGCACACCTCCCTTTACTGACcaccctggcgtgccacaccttcaagcccaagtggcacgcccaggcctcTTTAAAGACTtggttagcctggcgtgccatgccttcgagcccaagtggcacgcccaggccttttTAAAGACTtggttagcctggcgtgccacgccttcgagcccaagtggcatgcccagcctTTTTCTCTCATTGTTAGCTTCTAGAAATTTGAACTAGTGTGGCACGCCCATGCTATGTGCTTGATCTATCTCTCTGGAAAGTTAAACtaacgtggcacgcccagggtttgGCGTGCCACACTCTTCATGTGCTTGGCTCCTCTGCTTGGCGTTCCACAcccagaactcaagtggcacgcccaggtcttCTCTTGGGTGGTTGGTGatggtggcgtgccacgcctgggactcaagtggcacgcccaagtaatTTTTaaagctggcatgccacgccttcgataccaagtggcacgcccatatggTTGGCCTTGTTTCTCCCTCTCTGGAAAATataaccagcgtgccacgcccaagtgttggcatgccacgcccatcatttgccttggttccagtagctggcgttccatgcctagcattcaagtggcacgcccagttagGAATCTTgagctggtgtgccacgccttcgacaccaagtggcacgcccagcctttgctttggccttctttgtaccttggcgtgccacgcccagatgctcaagtggcacgcccagccttttTAGCCTTCAACTtcctctctggaattttgtaccagcgtgccacgccaagctgctcaagtggcacgcccattcattTGTGTCCTTCTTAGCTTGGTGTGCTAGACCTggttcctcaagtggcacgcccatggctcAAGTGGtgggtttggcgtgccacgcccaacctggcgtgccacgcccctttggtgGCCTTCATTGTTGTTCTCTGGAAAagtgtactggcgtgccacgctcagctcctggcatgccacgcccatgtaTATGCTTGGGGGATCctctctggactttagtactggcgtgccacgccagtgcaattttgtggcgtttgctttaAGTGGCATGCCCGTTCTGCACGCccagcttgttttgttgttttcttcccctttttgatgtcttttttacctgaaattcagcacaaactcatttcaaagcaatgtactataatgttcatcaaataatgcatcaATTGCAATGATCTAATGAGATTATgcccttttatggtcctttttatacaagaaagggtagatgatgcaagtcatcacatataaaatatattgaaattaAAGCAGAAAAACATAATTAGTTTTTTCTCCCTTTTCCTTTTAATATTGGAAAAAACAAATAATGAGTCCCATCTACTTTTTTACACtactcaacttttttttttaattctcttcttaaccaaacaataaaaaaaatcatttttcttctaattttctttttttttcttttctttcattctcatTTTCTCTCAATCAAACTAAATATTTAGTGTGtttaaatgaaagaaaataaaacaaaaaaaatatttaaaaaaaacaacataaaaaaattcatCAACTTTTAATTTTCACTCATTTTCTTTTCACACTTAAATTATTAtgcaaatttttctttcaagtttTCTACTCAAACAAACAAGgtgtaattgatatttttttctactactttttttcttttttcttccgtctattttccattcaaacaaacAAAGCCTTATATATTTAATGCATACTAATTAACTAGAAAACAAGAATATGATATTAGTTTTTGTGGTTACCCAATAATTAAGATTTTCTTACCAAAACATACACATTGTCTTGTGGTTTATGAAAATTAATATAGGCAAAGCTTATCCATATATgcaataacaaaattaaaaatagtaattaTGTAGCACAACAATAATATGATAAAAATGGTGGTACCAAAAGGTTCTTGTTGAGAAAGTAAAAAAGTTTATTTGCTGCCATTTAACCCGTGGTTTTCGTTACTACCAGTGTGGCTAATTCATTCTACATTCATCCTTATTATTCTCAAACAACAAACAAACCCTCTCACAATGCATTCAATCATTGTTGCTACCATTTTATGCAATGCACTTCTCTTCTTCACAATTACCAAAGTATTTTCTCAACCTCAACCACAACCATTGTCGCCATCACCAGCAGATCGTAGATTATCTCGTGCTATTGGCCAACATGGATCACTTCAACATCACCAACGCCGTCTTGTAATACCAAGAAATGCCATGGAAATACCAAACTCAAATCTAAATCCAACAATAAATCAAAACCAAAACTACCAAAGTGTAAATCAAAATCCAACCAAAGTTATGCAAAATCAAGCAAGCGACCCTAATAATCGTGCGTCACCACAAAATGGCATGGTAGTCCCAATTGCAAAGCAAAACCCAAATCCAatttcaaatcaaaatcaaacCTTAGATGAAAGCCAAAATCTTCCACTCAAGGGAAATAATTTGGATACCCATGatgaagaaaataacaaaaatccTGGAAAATTATTTGGATGGACTCCAAAAAATGGAATAATGGCTTCTGATAGTAAAGCTTTATTGGCAGATGAATTTCTTCATGCACACAATTGGGTGAGAAACAAGTACAATCTACCGCCATACACGTGGGATGAGAATCTTGAAAGTATCGCTCGCAAATATCTCATGGAGCGATATGATGATTGCAGGGTTATCCATTCAAAATATGGCTACGGTGAGAACTTGTTTTGGGGAAAGAAGTTACATTGGACCCCTTCTGATGTTATATATTTTTGGTACACAGAAAAAGATTGGTATGATTTTAACAAGCTTACTTGCactccaccaccaccatcaaAACCAAATCGTCCTCCAAAAATGTGTGGTCATTTCACACAAATTGTATGGAGAGACTCATTGCGTGTTGGGTGTGGCCTACAACATTGCAATGATCGTAATGCTGGCATGCTCATTGCTTGTGAATATGACCCTCCTGgtaactatgctaatgagaaccCTTTAGAACAACATATTTAGCTTATCATTGGTGTGTCTAGTTTCTTATAAAAAGAGAAACCTTTCTTACGCTGTAAAAATATTGTGATAATGGATATGTAATATAATATCAATATTTAGATAAATACGCACATCTTATTACTTTGTCTTGTTTTATCATCATTGTGAGTTTTCAGTTTTGTCAAAGATGCTGACAATTTTGTTTTTGATACAAtattacttttatattgttatatgtaATTTGAATCTCCTTGATGGTATTctatttagtcaaatcagtcaaattatttaattgtTCTCAACTTTAACTTCAggtaaagtcgactgcacctgagattttatcattaaaaaaaaagttagcataaaaaattatattttaaatgccATACATTTTTTTGATGTTAGCCCAGTACTCAAAATTTCGTCTCGACTAATTCAGACCTAACCTAGATCAACGAGGATAACTGCGGACAGTACGTCTCAACACATACTTAAAAGCCATCCATTCTAGTTAGTTCTCTATTTGTGATTTCACTGATTTAAATACTAAAATCACCCGTTTCCCTAACCATTAAATGTTAGGTGAGTTTTATGGTGCTTTTGTTATGGTGCTTAAATTGCCTAACTTtccttttaaagtaaaaaataaaatgtttaaaataaaaagtaaatcatgtaaaatttattaaatattatttatttacctttTTTAGTAACTTAAGTATAAAATGATAGACACCGTAGCATTCAGCTAAATGTTAAACTAGTTTATAATTGAGTATAATTTCGGTGattgatataatattttgttCGGCTTACATTAATCACTAAGTGATATGGGTAATAATACTAATTATTAATATAACTACAAGTCTATACTTGATTAATTCGTAATTAAATCACcaatgaaaaaatttaataagaaaaaatgaaGTGTCAAAACAATCTTTAAGTTTATAAGCATAATTCTTTATTTCTCAAcatcttaaaataaatatttttaagctcaatttggataaattttttaaataaattttttaaaaaaaaattaaaatataaggacttttattactaaaaatttatgaataaattattttgtatttagattttagttataaaagtgtttattttaaaattgtagtATTTGGATAAATgactcaaaaaatataattttttatatacaaaaaaataaataataaaataacgatgataacaAATACATTTTTAATATTGAACTATTAGGTGAAAATAGTAGAAAGCCAGTACTTCTAGTAGATAGACCATTGCGTGAAAATAATGGTAGATGACCAATATTTCTTCATAAACCTAAGAATGAAAGTAGcacaatattaatatcttttgttAATGGgaatgataaaataacttaaaaaaaaaaaacatattttaaaaactttcaaAAGTTAAAAAGATTTCTCAAAAATAATGCTAAACATGCATAATATAACTTCTcataatccaaaaataaaaaaataaatataaaaaaaacatttacTACTCCCCAGACGGATTCTTAATCTCAAATACCAGACAATCAAATTTGACAATCATGTGTCAATTGGTGTGTTACATTAAGTAATGTGTCATGCCTATAATATAAGCATGTGGCATGTTAGATGATCATGCTACATGTCACTTTATATTATGTATACTAGCGTCTATGTTCGAGTGATGCGTGGAgcatcataaaaattaaatcattagtaataaaagataaaattattatgatattatattattacATTTAAATTTATAGAAGAAAGTTGGAtaataatattcataaacaacagttgaatgttaagaataaaattgaataaattaaaaattctaagaacaaaactaaattaaattgagatatttataaataaattataaatattagagacaaaaattatgttttattcttcaaatttttgagccaaatataataatgaattagtcttgtttgaattATTAGCATAATATCAATATCCGATACTTTGGTTATTTACCCTTTGtgaatacattaaaaaaaaaatttatagttgaatttttaaaataataacaaaagttttttttcataattgttaatttttgcttaagttttgattgtcaaattaaaACAGTCATATAAGAttagaataaatgaccatttgtacccatgagagTTCAGAACTCTGATATTTGTGTCCATCGTAGATCAAAATTGACTTTGTACCCATGCAAGATGGtctccgtgtgacaaaagtagTCTGTCTTGGATTGACACTTGCTTCGTGGATATACGATCCTACGTGGCTTTCCGAACCTCCTAAAGCCCTATCTACGTGGATGTGAACGTTTGTATATGTAGGTAGAAATGGCCTTATGCATGAAATCAAAACCCTAGCATATTGTCTTCCCCAATTCGAACCATACCTCCAAAATGAAATATTGATGAGATTCAAGTGCACCCACAATATGAAAGAATTATCTCGTAACCCTAGGAATGTCTTTATGCAGATTTAACTCTGATGCAAATGATGGAAGTCGTAGCAGTTCTTCAAGTTTGAAGAAGATAAAGGAGAAGAAGCTCGACGGAAAATGTTTCTGTGGGAGGGATGTTGTGTTGATGGAGTCTGGCACGATTACGAACCCTAATAGATGGTTCATCAGATGTCCTCTATGGGCGGTAAGGGCCTGACGCTATTGTTGTTGAGGTGAGAAAATTATTTCTGAGTTTTAGTTGACATTTTGgggcattttttttttttgttttttcaaacaaGAGACTGCAGATACTTTGTTTGGGTGGATGAACTCGAACAAGGATGGGAGGGCCTGGCAAGATGTTTAGCCAAGAGATAGTCGGAGCATTCGTATGCAAGGCATGATGATGGATTGACCGTCACTGCAGAGGGGGAAATCAGCAAGCATCCTCAATGATGGCTAGGAAGATAGACAAATATAGGGTTGAAATTAGGGGTAAAATTAGAGAAATTAGAGTGTTGATTTCAACCGTTGCACTGAGGGTAGCGTTTTGTTTGTTCTGTGAGTTGTATTTGGTGATGAAATTATAAGACATGTAAAATTGGGGATCTTTGTTCATGATAGTTAAATTTTCTCCTGATATTGGCATGATATGGTTTGTTTCTAATCTATTCTGGTTTAGTTTACATGTGATATATTGATGTAGATACGCAGGCTTTGAACTTGTTGCTGCAATCTGAAATGATTTTGATAACGTTTATATGTAGACAATGCTGTTGAAAATGGACATGAATCTCTTTTTTCTCCTTAAGGATCCAATAATAAGTTGTATTCGTAAAATTATAACCTGATGGTTTTGCTTTTCAATATATGAATTTGTtccaaattaagaacaaagtgctATAATAAGAGTGATAAAATTAACAATCAGTTGGCTGAGACTTATATATATAGATGCTGCAGGTTCCAAACATTGTCACATAAGCCAAAGAAGGCAAGTATTGGCAACTCAAATCACAGCCTCAAAAAATGCATAACTAAGTCATATCTAAGACATACCATGAAAATGCATAACAAAATACAAGACTTATGTATCTCTCTAATGTATaccaaaaacaacaaaaagcaaCCATAACTAGTCTACGAAATTGGGGTCGAGTTACTACTCCCGCTTGAGATACCATTTTTTCTTCCGCTTGATCCACATAATGATAAacccatttttaggatttatcttgtacttaatttaggggatttcatcaacttttctcacatttatcctATGAAATggcatagttttgtaattctcccttaatttgtgcttaagtgtgaaaacatgctttttagaacttaatttgctaattttgattcacctttgattccactagataccttgatgtgtttg is drawn from Arachis hypogaea cultivar Tifrunner chromosome 12, arahy.Tifrunner.gnm2.J5K5, whole genome shotgun sequence and contains these coding sequences:
- the LOC112729973 gene encoding pathogenesis-related protein PR-1 type-like; its protein translation is MASDSKALLADEFLHAHNWVRNKYNLPPYTWDENLESIARKYLMERYDDCRVIHSKYGYGENLFWGKKLHWTPSDVIYFWYTEKDWYDFNKLTCTPPPPSKPNRPPKMCGHFTQIVWRDSLRVGCGLQHCNDRNAGMLIACEYDPPGNYANENPLEQHI